In a genomic window of Deinococcus aestuarii:
- a CDS encoding GNAT family protein, with amino-acid sequence MALTVTLRPLRPGDEEAAVRWAADPEFCRAAGWTPGLAPRLVRAHWRPIVAGLEPDFLRLGVEAGGRLVGYVDLAELTPTSGQFGIGIGERALWGRGVGRAAGEQMLALAFGPLGLATVTAQVYAPNLRSHALMRRLGLRETGRGEPEAYRGELVEVVRYALTRGEWTVTPGRLEGKGSSPFG; translated from the coding sequence GTGGCCCTGACCGTCACCCTCCGCCCCCTGCGTCCGGGCGACGAGGAAGCCGCCGTGCGCTGGGCCGCCGACCCCGAGTTCTGCCGGGCGGCGGGGTGGACGCCGGGCCTGGCGCCGCGCCTCGTGCGCGCCCACTGGCGGCCCATCGTGGCGGGGCTGGAGCCGGACTTCCTGCGGCTGGGCGTCGAGGCGGGCGGGCGGCTCGTGGGGTACGTGGACCTGGCGGAGCTGACGCCCACCTCGGGCCAGTTCGGGATCGGGATCGGGGAGCGGGCGCTGTGGGGGCGGGGCGTGGGGCGGGCGGCGGGGGAACAGATGCTCGCCCTCGCCTTCGGGCCGCTGGGGCTGGCGACCGTCACCGCGCAGGTGTACGCGCCCAACCTCCGCTCGCACGCGCTGATGCGCCGCCTGGGCCTGCGGGAGACCGGACGCGGCGAGCCGGAAGCGTACCGGGGCGAACTCGTGGAGGTCGTGCGGTACGCGCTGACCCGCGGGGAGTGGACCGTCACCCCTGGCCGTTTGG